In Streptomyces sp. NBC_01717, one DNA window encodes the following:
- a CDS encoding ABC transporter ATP-binding protein: MTHIDSATAGPVSDAVRGDGLDARLVVERSSFRLDVALTAAPGDVVALLGPNGAGKTTALRALAGLTPLTGGHLRLDGASLDRTPPESRPVGVVFQDYLLFPHLSALDNVAFGPRCQGASKAEARAQAAQWLDRMGLADHAGARPRRLSGGQAQRVALARALATRPRLLLLDEPLAALDARTRLDVRAQLRRHLTEFEAVAVLVTHDPLDAMVLADRLVVIEHGRIVQEGAPSDIARHPRTDYIAQLVGLNLYKGRAEGHTVRLDAGPAITTTEDLTGPAFVAFPPGAVTLYRDRPTGSSARNLWRCEVAGLETHGDQIRADLTGELPLAADLTTVAAAELDLHPGATVWATVKAAQTHAYPA; encoded by the coding sequence ATGACCCACATCGACAGCGCCACCGCCGGCCCCGTGTCCGACGCCGTACGCGGCGACGGCCTCGACGCCCGTCTCGTCGTGGAGCGCAGTTCCTTCCGGCTCGACGTGGCGTTGACCGCCGCGCCCGGTGACGTCGTCGCGCTGCTCGGGCCCAACGGTGCCGGAAAGACCACCGCGCTGCGCGCGCTGGCCGGGCTCACCCCGCTCACCGGCGGTCATCTGCGCCTCGACGGCGCCTCGCTGGACCGTACGCCGCCCGAGTCCCGCCCGGTCGGCGTGGTCTTCCAGGACTATCTCCTCTTCCCGCACCTTTCCGCCCTGGACAACGTCGCCTTCGGCCCCCGTTGCCAGGGCGCGTCCAAGGCCGAGGCCCGCGCGCAGGCCGCGCAGTGGCTGGACCGCATGGGCCTCGCCGACCATGCCGGCGCCAGACCCCGCCGCCTCTCCGGTGGCCAGGCCCAGCGCGTCGCCCTGGCCCGCGCCCTGGCCACCCGCCCCCGGCTGCTGCTGCTCGACGAACCGCTTGCCGCACTGGACGCCCGCACCCGTCTGGATGTGCGCGCTCAACTGCGCCGCCACCTCACCGAGTTCGAGGCAGTCGCCGTGCTGGTCACGCACGACCCGCTGGACGCCATGGTCCTCGCCGACCGGCTCGTCGTCATCGAGCACGGCCGCATCGTCCAGGAGGGCGCCCCCTCCGACATCGCCCGTCATCCGCGTACGGACTACATCGCCCAGCTGGTCGGCCTGAACCTCTACAAGGGGCGGGCCGAAGGCCACACCGTACGGCTCGACGCGGGACCCGCGATCACCACCACGGAGGACCTCACCGGCCCCGCCTTCGTCGCCTTCCCGCCGGGCGCCGTGACTCTGTACCGCGACCGCCCCACCGGCTCCAGTGCGCGCAACCTGTGGCGGTGCGAGGTGGCCGGCCTGGAAACCCACGGCGATCAGATCCGCGCGGACCTCACCGGCGAACTCCCCCTCGCCGCCGACCTGACCACGGTCGCCGCGGCCGAGCTCGACCTCCACCCGGGCGCCACGGTCTGGGCAACGGTCAAAGCGGCCCAGACACACGCCTATCCCGCCTGA
- the modA gene encoding molybdate ABC transporter substrate-binding protein — MTRSARRTRRTLQVAVAGTAALLALSACSSSDEPSSKSDSSASAPTDSSKKLSGTVTVFAAASLKESFTTLGEEFEKEHPGTKVTFNFGGSDTLAAGITGGAPADVFAAASPKTMAIVTDAKDASGTPATFVRNQLEIATLPGNPDKVSSLKDLTKAGLKVVLCDKTVPCGAAAQKALDASDLKLTPVSYEQDVKSALTKVELKEADAAVVYKTDVKAAGDKVEGVEFPESADAVNDYPIALLKDAPNADAAKAFIELVQSAEGQKVLTEAGFLKP, encoded by the coding sequence ATGACCCGTTCCGCACGCCGGACCCGCCGGACCCTGCAGGTGGCCGTTGCAGGTACTGCTGCGCTGCTGGCACTGAGCGCCTGCTCCTCGTCCGACGAGCCGTCGTCCAAGTCGGACTCGTCCGCCTCGGCGCCCACGGATTCGTCGAAGAAGCTGTCCGGCACGGTGACGGTGTTCGCCGCCGCCTCGCTCAAGGAAAGCTTCACGACCCTGGGCGAGGAGTTCGAGAAGGAACACCCCGGCACGAAGGTCACCTTCAACTTCGGCGGCAGCGACACCCTCGCCGCCGGCATCACGGGTGGCGCCCCGGCCGACGTCTTCGCCGCCGCCAGCCCCAAGACCATGGCGATCGTCACCGACGCGAAGGACGCGTCCGGCACCCCGGCCACCTTCGTGCGCAACCAGCTGGAGATCGCCACCCTGCCGGGCAACCCCGACAAGGTCTCCTCCCTCAAGGACCTCACCAAGGCCGGTCTCAAGGTCGTCCTGTGCGACAAGACCGTGCCGTGCGGCGCCGCCGCGCAGAAGGCCCTCGACGCCAGCGATCTGAAGCTCACCCCCGTCTCGTACGAGCAGGACGTCAAGAGCGCCCTGACCAAGGTGGAGCTGAAGGAGGCCGACGCCGCGGTCGTCTACAAGACGGACGTGAAGGCGGCAGGTGACAAGGTGGAGGGCGTGGAGTTCCCCGAGTCGGCCGACGCCGTCAACGACTACCCGATCGCCCTGCTCAAGGACGCGCCCAACGCGGACGCGGCAAAGGCGTTCATCGAACTGGTGCAGTCCGCCGAGGGCCAGAAGGTCCTGACCGAGGCCGGGTTCCTCAAGCCGTGA
- a CDS encoding isopenicillin N synthase family dioxygenase has product MSVLNVESAAPEAAQVTVVDGYVPVIDLSSARSGGAAERQLAAVIDEVCRTSGFLVIVGHGVPERTISEMYRATREFFALSAETKAELLAVPADPLMRGFGRQGSLAASNAEAEVEQERALPDISETFTVNRLGEPDADRALPADADPALRTPNRWPELPGFTEAYRSYYAAMEVLAADIMRLFALALDLPEDWFEDKIEQHMTNLTANFYPQQPEPPAPGQLRKGMHSDWGSLTILYQDDAPGGLQVLDKAGQWLDVPVIEGSFVVNIGDLMAIWTNNRWVSTVHRVVNPPRELAGKERYSVPFFHQPAYDALIECIPTCTGPLNPPRHQPVRSGDYIIGKFSRAYGA; this is encoded by the coding sequence ATGTCGGTACTGAATGTGGAGAGTGCGGCCCCCGAGGCCGCGCAGGTCACCGTGGTGGACGGCTATGTCCCGGTGATCGACCTGAGTTCCGCACGGTCGGGCGGGGCGGCGGAACGGCAACTGGCCGCGGTGATCGACGAGGTCTGCCGTACCAGCGGCTTCCTGGTGATCGTCGGCCACGGCGTGCCCGAGCGCACGATATCGGAGATGTACCGGGCCACCCGGGAGTTCTTCGCGCTGTCGGCCGAGACCAAGGCGGAACTGCTCGCCGTCCCGGCCGACCCGCTGATGCGGGGATTCGGCCGCCAGGGCAGCCTCGCGGCCTCCAACGCGGAGGCCGAGGTCGAGCAGGAGCGGGCGCTGCCGGACATCTCGGAGACCTTCACGGTCAACCGCCTGGGAGAGCCGGATGCCGACCGGGCGCTGCCCGCCGACGCCGACCCGGCTCTGCGGACCCCGAACCGTTGGCCCGAACTGCCCGGCTTCACCGAGGCGTACCGGTCCTACTACGCGGCGATGGAGGTGCTGGCCGCGGACATCATGCGGCTGTTCGCCCTTGCACTCGATCTGCCCGAGGACTGGTTCGAGGACAAGATCGAGCAGCACATGACCAATCTGACCGCCAACTTCTACCCGCAGCAGCCGGAGCCCCCCGCACCCGGGCAGCTCCGCAAGGGAATGCACAGCGACTGGGGCAGCCTGACCATCCTCTACCAGGACGACGCCCCGGGCGGCCTGCAGGTCCTCGACAAGGCCGGCCAGTGGCTCGACGTGCCCGTCATCGAGGGTTCCTTTGTTGTCAACATCGGTGACCTGATGGCCATTTGGACCAATAATCGATGGGTGAGCACCGTCCACCGGGTGGTCAATCCGCCGCGTGAACTGGCTGGAAAGGAACGCTACTCGGTCCCCTTCTTCCACCAGCCGGCCTACGACGCCCTCATCGAGTGCATCCCCACCTGCACCGGTCCGCTCAATCCGCCGAGGCACCAACCGGTGCGCTCGGGCGACTACATCATCGGTAAGTTCAGCAGAGCGTATGGCGCGTAA
- a CDS encoding TIGR00730 family Rossman fold protein, whose product MRITVYAGSALGNQAIYQEAAAAFAKQLVAEGHEIVYGGGAAGLMGVVADSALAAGGRVTGVIPKHLVDAEVAHQGLTELHIVDTMHQRKQIMADLADAFVALPGGVGTVEEILEAWAWLILGRHGKPMALLNVDGYWDRLLRMICRMSAGGFLREQELGTLASVGDANEFLDLVSQWEPPPPRWG is encoded by the coding sequence ATGAGAATCACGGTCTACGCGGGCTCGGCCCTGGGGAACCAGGCCATCTACCAAGAAGCCGCCGCGGCCTTCGCCAAGCAACTCGTCGCCGAGGGGCACGAGATCGTCTACGGCGGGGGAGCGGCCGGCCTCATGGGGGTCGTCGCCGACTCCGCCCTGGCGGCCGGCGGCCGGGTCACCGGAGTGATCCCGAAACACCTGGTCGACGCCGAGGTCGCCCACCAGGGCCTGACCGAACTGCACATTGTCGACACCATGCACCAACGCAAGCAGATCATGGCCGACCTGGCGGACGCCTTCGTGGCGCTGCCGGGCGGGGTGGGCACCGTCGAGGAGATCCTCGAAGCCTGGGCCTGGCTCATTCTCGGCCGGCACGGAAAGCCGATGGCGCTGCTGAACGTGGACGGCTACTGGGACCGGCTTCTGCGGATGATCTGCCGCATGTCCGCCGGCGGATTCCTGCGCGAGCAGGAGCTGGGCACCCTCGCGTCCGTCGGGGACGCGAACGAATTCCTCGACCTTGTAAGCCAGTGGGAGCCCCCGCCGCCGCGATGGGGCTGA
- a CDS encoding SpoIIE family protein phosphatase codes for MAEQLLMDEAGAARLRMIIEAGAELRGADLLNFALEHAVTEAGGLGGMVHVRGPGGRGLLLMASSGLVRTVAQDWEEIEEHGETAPARAVTGGVSVWTPAADEDRGRSPEGSAAEPGTQGDSPDSTHESAPGDTVGHHPHGSAPWSPTSALPDGSGLLAVPLLTPGGAAGALSVLTVGKGQPTPWQRGAVEVLAAWAALRLRDQWTGSDRTEAGRLRERPPGSRLKEPSATLLRQALEALKMGSWEWDLATGEQVWDESTLTILGMEGESTKQTFETWTQLVHADDLPWLLVEIEQAIRNRRVSAVEYRICRSDGTAGWVSSRGRVLPGEDGRPARMVGTVWDTTESRIARDSVSRALLHMSEAFFAVDSGWRITFVNVEAERFLGASHDLLGRILWDALAGIGVDAVELGLEAAYRRAAESGTPGGFDVRWPTNRRWYHMRLVPVPDGLTVYAADVTEIRSQEAESATAERVSADRTARITELTSALAEALTMQDVVNATAARVMAPFGASGLVFHLIEDEMVRVAGAVGYPQSFLDRVDGVPVIDITPVDEVHRTRAPTFIDTAEEYVERYPDRVDSPAAINKSAWAFLPLIVSGRFIGCCVMSFTEPRHLSGEERALLITLSGLMAQGIERARLFDAEHTRAQELQRGLLPVVLPTLPAVAAAARYLPANEGVEVGGDWYDVIPLSGARVALVIGDVMGHGLSQAATMGRLRTAVHTLADLDFAPEELLNRLNDVVNDLGDDFYATCLYAVYDPVTRTCTFGSAGHPPPAVVHPDGTTEFLTRPPDPPLGAALPPFETTEAVLEEGSLLVLYTDGLIESATRDIDRGMSHLTKALATAAAAVQDQDEAASLERLCDDILAELLPGQQLTDDAALLVARTRAIPAESIAGWVLSDGPIAAQEARNHVRDQLADWQLDELAMTAELLVSELVGNAVRYGRSPIGLRLLRAEGLICEVSDGSLTTPRIRHATETDEGGRGLQLVAALAQRWGARYTATGKCIWTEQPVP; via the coding sequence TCGGATGATCATTGAAGCAGGTGCGGAACTCAGGGGTGCCGATCTGCTGAATTTCGCGCTGGAACACGCGGTGACGGAGGCGGGTGGCCTGGGCGGAATGGTGCATGTGCGGGGCCCCGGAGGCCGGGGGCTGCTGCTGATGGCGAGCAGCGGACTGGTCCGCACCGTCGCCCAGGACTGGGAAGAGATCGAGGAGCACGGCGAGACCGCGCCCGCCCGGGCGGTGACCGGCGGCGTATCGGTGTGGACGCCCGCAGCCGATGAGGACCGGGGCCGTTCCCCGGAAGGCTCCGCGGCCGAGCCCGGCACGCAGGGCGACTCACCGGACAGCACACACGAATCGGCCCCCGGAGACACTGTCGGCCACCACCCCCACGGCTCCGCCCCCTGGTCCCCCACCTCCGCGCTGCCCGACGGCAGTGGGCTGCTGGCCGTTCCGCTGCTCACCCCGGGCGGGGCGGCCGGCGCACTGTCCGTGCTCACTGTCGGCAAGGGGCAGCCCACGCCGTGGCAGCGCGGGGCCGTCGAGGTGCTGGCCGCCTGGGCCGCCCTGCGGCTGCGGGACCAGTGGACGGGGTCGGACCGGACCGAAGCCGGTCGGCTGCGCGAGAGGCCGCCCGGCTCGCGGCTGAAGGAGCCGTCCGCCACCCTGCTGCGGCAGGCGCTGGAAGCTCTCAAGATGGGTTCCTGGGAGTGGGACCTGGCCACCGGGGAGCAGGTGTGGGACGAGTCGACCCTCACCATCCTCGGCATGGAGGGGGAGTCCACGAAACAGACTTTCGAGACGTGGACCCAACTGGTCCACGCCGACGACCTGCCCTGGCTGCTCGTCGAGATCGAGCAGGCGATCCGCAACCGCCGGGTGTCCGCTGTGGAATACCGGATCTGCCGCTCGGACGGGACGGCGGGCTGGGTCAGCTCGCGGGGCCGGGTCCTGCCGGGGGAGGACGGCCGGCCCGCCCGCATGGTCGGCACGGTGTGGGACACCACCGAGAGCCGGATCGCCCGGGACTCGGTGAGTCGCGCGCTGCTGCACATGAGTGAGGCGTTCTTCGCGGTGGACAGCGGGTGGCGGATCACCTTCGTCAATGTGGAGGCGGAGCGGTTCCTCGGCGCCTCGCACGACCTCCTCGGCCGGATCCTGTGGGACGCCCTCGCCGGGATCGGCGTCGACGCCGTGGAACTCGGCCTGGAGGCGGCCTACCGGCGGGCCGCCGAAAGCGGCACACCGGGCGGGTTCGACGTGCGGTGGCCGACCAACCGGCGCTGGTACCACATGCGGCTGGTCCCGGTGCCGGACGGCCTGACGGTGTACGCCGCCGATGTCACCGAGATCCGGTCGCAGGAGGCGGAGTCCGCCACGGCGGAACGCGTCTCGGCCGACCGCACCGCCCGCATCACCGAGCTGACCAGCGCGCTCGCCGAGGCCCTGACCATGCAGGACGTCGTGAACGCCACCGCCGCGCGGGTCATGGCGCCGTTCGGCGCCTCCGGCCTCGTCTTCCATCTCATCGAGGACGAGATGGTGCGGGTCGCCGGGGCGGTCGGATACCCGCAATCGTTTCTCGACCGGGTCGACGGGGTGCCGGTCATCGACATCACCCCGGTCGACGAGGTGCACCGCACCAGGGCGCCGACCTTCATCGACACGGCGGAGGAGTACGTCGAGCGCTATCCCGACAGGGTCGACTCCCCCGCGGCGATCAACAAGTCCGCCTGGGCCTTCCTGCCGCTGATCGTCTCCGGACGTTTCATCGGGTGCTGCGTCATGTCCTTCACCGAACCGCGCCACCTCAGCGGGGAGGAGCGGGCGCTGCTCATCACGCTCAGCGGGCTGATGGCGCAGGGCATCGAACGCGCCCGGCTGTTCGACGCCGAGCACACCAGGGCCCAGGAGCTCCAGCGAGGTCTGCTGCCGGTGGTTCTGCCCACGCTTCCGGCCGTGGCCGCCGCCGCCCGCTATCTGCCCGCCAACGAGGGCGTCGAGGTCGGCGGCGACTGGTACGACGTGATCCCGCTGTCCGGCGCCCGGGTGGCGCTGGTCATCGGCGATGTGATGGGACACGGCCTGTCCCAGGCGGCCACCATGGGCCGGCTGCGCACCGCCGTGCACACGCTCGCCGATCTCGACTTCGCGCCCGAAGAGCTCCTCAACCGCCTCAACGACGTGGTCAACGACCTCGGTGACGACTTCTACGCGACCTGCCTGTACGCCGTGTACGACCCCGTCACCCGCACGTGCACGTTCGGCTCCGCCGGACACCCCCCGCCGGCGGTCGTGCATCCGGACGGCACCACCGAGTTCCTCACCCGCCCACCGGACCCGCCGCTGGGCGCCGCTCTGCCGCCGTTCGAGACCACCGAAGCGGTCCTGGAGGAGGGCAGTCTGCTCGTGCTCTACACGGACGGGCTGATCGAATCCGCAACCCGGGACATCGACCGGGGCATGTCCCACCTGACGAAGGCGCTGGCCACCGCCGCTGCCGCCGTGCAGGACCAGGACGAGGCGGCATCACTGGAGCGGCTCTGCGACGACATCCTGGCCGAGCTGCTGCCGGGCCAGCAGCTCACGGACGACGCCGCGCTGCTCGTCGCCCGCACCCGCGCGATACCCGCCGAGTCGATCGCCGGCTGGGTCCTCTCCGACGGCCCGATCGCCGCCCAGGAGGCCCGCAACCACGTCCGGGACCAGCTGGCCGACTGGCAGCTCGACGAGCTCGCCATGACCGCGGAACTCCTGGTCAGCGAGCTGGTCGGGAACGCCGTCCGGTACGGCCGAAGCCCCATCGGACTCCGGCTGCTGCGCGCGGAGGGCCTGATCTGCGAGGTCTCCGACGGCAGCCTGACCACGCCCCGCATCCGGCACGCCACCGAGACCGACGAGGGCGGCCGCGGCCTTCAGCTGGTCGCCGCGCTCGCACAGCGCTGGGGCGCCCGCTACACGGCCACCGGCAAGTGCATCTGGACCGAACAGCCGGTGCCCTGA
- a CDS encoding ATP-grasp domain-containing protein — translation MARAVLLLGAEGAVAEQLVGAAQTLEIHLHIATHRELYRSCPGELRKQLAGTVFTDFRSTAYAVDQLAEYCAQEGIGGVAVGRETLSPVAAALTDRLGLPGHDPATARSARGRWQMAQTLRTRGVPGPRTVAVVSPEAAEERLRSAGLHYPVVVRPAEGSGSIGLTLVETPDELPGAVRRALKWREDITYGIRFDAVAVIQEHLKGAEYSVETVLHRGGCTHLAIVRRISTGGRNSEELGRTLPADVDELSRITILATVERGLAALGLRDGIAHSHLKMTAEGPRLIEVGAGPPDGPVMEMIEHATGVGVAAAYLQAVLGELPDTRPTRSGAVALRFINTPRHGVFRGLSGLAASPHVIAVRSYAEPGDLVGSTHSKYTRLGHVIVLASGPDQADARADEAIAGISSCIES, via the coding sequence ATGGCCAGAGCAGTTCTGCTGCTGGGTGCCGAAGGCGCCGTGGCCGAGCAGCTGGTGGGAGCGGCCCAGACCCTCGAGATCCACCTGCACATCGCGACCCACCGGGAGTTGTACCGGAGCTGTCCCGGCGAACTGCGCAAGCAGCTCGCCGGAACCGTCTTCACCGACTTCCGCAGCACGGCGTACGCCGTCGACCAACTCGCCGAGTACTGCGCCCAGGAAGGCATCGGCGGAGTGGCGGTCGGCCGGGAGACGCTGTCCCCGGTCGCCGCAGCGCTGACAGACCGGCTGGGACTGCCTGGCCATGATCCAGCCACGGCGCGGTCCGCCCGCGGCAGGTGGCAGATGGCGCAGACCCTGCGGACGCGCGGCGTGCCCGGGCCGCGCACGGTGGCGGTCGTCTCCCCCGAGGCCGCCGAGGAGCGGCTGCGGTCGGCCGGCCTTCACTACCCGGTAGTCGTCAGACCGGCCGAGGGCTCGGGCAGTATCGGGCTGACCCTCGTCGAGACGCCGGACGAACTGCCCGGCGCGGTCCGGCGCGCCCTGAAATGGCGCGAGGACATCACCTACGGAATCCGCTTCGACGCCGTCGCGGTGATCCAGGAGCACCTGAAAGGCGCCGAGTACAGCGTGGAGACCGTGCTGCACCGCGGCGGCTGCACGCACCTGGCGATCGTCCGCCGGATCTCCACCGGCGGCCGGAACAGCGAGGAGCTCGGCCGTACTCTGCCCGCCGACGTGGACGAGCTGAGCCGGATCACGATCCTGGCCACCGTGGAGCGCGGGCTCGCGGCCCTCGGGCTGCGGGACGGCATCGCGCACAGCCATCTGAAGATGACGGCAGAGGGTCCCCGGCTCATCGAGGTGGGCGCGGGCCCGCCCGACGGACCCGTCATGGAGATGATCGAGCACGCCACCGGCGTCGGCGTGGCCGCGGCCTATCTCCAGGCCGTCCTCGGCGAGCTGCCCGACACCCGGCCGACCCGCAGCGGTGCGGTGGCGCTCCGGTTCATCAACACCCCGCGGCACGGTGTCTTCCGCGGTCTGAGCGGCCTCGCCGCCAGCCCGCACGTCATCGCCGTCCGCTCCTACGCGGAGCCGGGCGACCTGGTGGGCAGCACCCACTCCAAGTACACCCGTCTCGGCCACGTCATCGTCCTGGCCTCGGGACCGGACCAGGCCGACGCCCGCGCCGACGAGGCCATCGCGGGCATCTCCAGCTGCATCGAGAGCTGA
- the modB gene encoding molybdate ABC transporter permease subunit has translation MTSLDKSDAAVEPLPGGPRRGRVRRRRAGVPLPLLVPALIGLAFLLLPLVALLVRAPWRSLPDQLTSTEVWQSLQLSLVCATAATAVSLVVGVPLAWLLARTDFPGRGLVRALVTLPLVLPPVVGGVALLMALGRNGVVGQWLDSWFGITLPFTTAGVVVAEAFVAMPFLVISVEGTLRAADPRYEEAATTLGASRFTAFRRVTLPLIAPGIAAGSVLAWARALGEFGATITFAGNFPGRTQTMPLAVYLALQSDPAAAIALSLVLLAVSIAVLAGLRDRWMTAS, from the coding sequence GTGACCTCGCTCGACAAGTCCGACGCCGCGGTCGAGCCCCTCCCGGGCGGGCCGCGGCGCGGGCGCGTCCGGCGCCGCCGCGCGGGGGTTCCGCTTCCGCTGCTGGTGCCCGCGCTGATCGGCCTGGCGTTCCTGCTGCTGCCCCTGGTCGCGCTGCTCGTACGGGCGCCGTGGCGCAGCCTGCCCGACCAGCTGACCAGTACGGAGGTCTGGCAGTCGCTGCAGCTGTCCCTGGTCTGCGCCACCGCGGCCACGGCGGTGAGCCTGGTCGTCGGTGTGCCGCTGGCCTGGTTGCTGGCCCGTACGGACTTCCCCGGACGCGGCCTCGTACGCGCCCTGGTGACCCTGCCGCTCGTCCTGCCCCCGGTGGTGGGCGGTGTGGCGCTGCTGATGGCCCTCGGCCGCAACGGCGTCGTGGGACAGTGGCTGGACTCCTGGTTCGGCATCACTCTGCCGTTCACCACGGCCGGGGTCGTGGTCGCGGAGGCGTTCGTCGCGATGCCGTTCCTCGTCATCAGCGTGGAGGGCACACTGCGGGCGGCCGACCCTCGCTACGAGGAGGCCGCCACGACCCTGGGCGCCTCCCGCTTCACCGCGTTCCGCCGGGTCACCCTGCCGCTGATCGCCCCCGGCATCGCGGCCGGCTCGGTGCTGGCATGGGCGCGCGCGCTGGGCGAGTTCGGCGCGACGATCACCTTCGCGGGCAACTTCCCGGGCCGTACACAGACGATGCCGCTGGCCGTCTACCTGGCGTTGCAGAGCGACCCGGCCGCGGCGATCGCGCTCAGTCTGGTGCTGCTGGCCGTGTCGATCGCGGTGCTGGCCGGGCTGCGGGACCGTTGGATGACGGCGTCATGA
- the thyX gene encoding FAD-dependent thymidylate synthase, protein MTISPALEVHAPDAPVFGPEIELRSQITVELVDHTASDLGVVRAARVSTAGEAAHREERGDAYIGGLIRYLMRSRHGSPFEHNSMTFLVHAPIFAIRHMMRHRMWSFNEESARYKDLKNVFYVPDRDRALKQEGKPGHYQYVPGSEEDYELLSTATSEAYRSAFREYQKMLDAGIARELARMVLPVATFSTVYATCNARSLMHFLGLRTNRADAAYVSHPQREIEVVAEQMEDEFARLMPLTHEAFEKFGRVSP, encoded by the coding sequence ATGACGATCAGCCCGGCCCTTGAAGTCCACGCCCCCGACGCACCCGTCTTCGGTCCCGAAATCGAACTGCGCAGCCAGATCACCGTCGAGCTCGTCGACCACACCGCCTCCGACCTGGGAGTCGTACGCGCGGCGCGGGTCTCCACCGCCGGCGAGGCGGCGCACCGCGAGGAGCGCGGTGACGCGTATATCGGAGGTCTCATCCGGTATTTGATGCGCAGCCGTCACGGCAGCCCTTTCGAGCACAATTCGATGACCTTCCTGGTGCACGCGCCGATCTTCGCGATCCGCCACATGATGCGTCACCGAATGTGGTCCTTCAATGAGGAGAGCGCCCGCTACAAGGACCTCAAGAACGTGTTTTACGTGCCCGATCGCGATCGGGCGCTCAAACAGGAGGGGAAGCCCGGTCACTATCAGTACGTGCCGGGCAGCGAGGAGGACTACGAGCTGCTCTCCACCGCCACCAGTGAGGCGTACCGGTCCGCCTTCCGCGAATACCAGAAGATGCTCGATGCCGGAATCGCCCGCGAGCTGGCCCGCATGGTGCTCCCCGTGGCCACCTTCTCCACCGTGTACGCCACCTGCAACGCCCGCTCGCTGATGCACTTCCTCGGCCTGCGTACCAACCGCGCCGACGCCGCCTATGTGTCGCACCCGCAGCGGGAGATCGAGGTGGTGGCCGAGCAGATGGAGGACGAGTTCGCCCGGCTGATGCCGTTGACCCACGAGGCCTTCGAGAAGTTCGGTCGCGTCAGTCCCTGA
- a CDS encoding molybdopterin-dependent oxidoreductase, with product MTERVADPVAELALTGDLARPARLTVSDLLAWPQHRARVSFECATSGIQHHGFTGPLLHDVLSTAGPVFDPARRKDRLRFLIAVTGADGHHALLSWAEIDPDFGRAAVLLAVSIDDAPLDRAGPQLVLPQDRCGARHISGINAIRVDGGYTSWT from the coding sequence TTGACAGAACGGGTTGCCGATCCGGTGGCGGAGCTCGCCCTGACCGGCGACCTTGCGCGCCCGGCCCGGCTGACCGTGTCCGACCTGCTCGCCTGGCCCCAGCATCGCGCGCGGGTCAGCTTCGAGTGCGCCACCAGCGGCATCCAACATCACGGCTTCACGGGACCGCTGCTGCACGACGTCCTGTCCACCGCCGGCCCCGTTTTCGACCCGGCCCGGCGCAAGGACCGCCTTCGTTTCCTGATCGCCGTGACGGGCGCGGACGGTCACCACGCCCTCCTCTCCTGGGCGGAGATCGACCCGGACTTCGGCCGTGCCGCCGTCCTGCTCGCGGTCAGCATCGACGACGCCCCGCTCGACCGTGCCGGACCTCAGCTCGTGCTGCCTCAGGACCGCTGCGGGGCCCGGCACATCAGCGGCATCAACGCGATTCGTGTGGACGGTGGTTACACCTCGTGGACGTGA
- a CDS encoding TOBE domain-containing protein produces the protein MQSYTIGQAARLLGVSPDTARRWADAGRVATHRDEGGRRLIDGKDLAAFSVELARTGSGEEDASYTSVRNAFPGIVTAVKLGDIAAQVEIQAGPHRLVSLLTREAVEELGLEVGMEATARVKSTNVHIDRA, from the coding sequence ATGCAGTCCTACACAATCGGCCAGGCCGCCCGGCTGCTGGGCGTGAGTCCCGACACCGCACGGCGGTGGGCGGATGCCGGCCGAGTGGCGACCCACCGGGACGAGGGCGGGCGGCGGCTCATCGACGGCAAGGATCTGGCCGCCTTCTCCGTGGAGCTCGCCAGGACCGGAAGTGGCGAGGAGGACGCCTCGTACACCTCGGTCCGCAACGCCTTCCCCGGCATCGTCACCGCCGTGAAGCTCGGTGACATCGCGGCGCAGGTGGAGATCCAGGCCGGTCCGCACCGGCTGGTCTCGCTGCTGACCCGGGAGGCCGTGGAGGAGCTGGGCCTGGAGGTCGGCATGGAGGCCACCGCCCGTGTGAAGTCGACGAACGTGCACATCGACCGCGCCTGA